The sequence below is a genomic window from Ignavibacteriales bacterium.
CAAGTATCTTGATGATAAAAATGCCCAATGTGTTGTAGTTATCCCGAAGGATTTTTCAAAAAAACTTTACTCAGGTCAGGATGCCTCTATTCAATATCTTATTGACGGTGTTGAAGGCACAACAGCAACAACAATACAAAACTTTGTTAACGCGGCAACATTTTCTTTCAGCGGAAAATTCGCGCAATCAATACTTACAAAGTATGGGACTGATCTTCCAGTGCCTGTAAGTTTTGAACCCGTATTCTGGTACAATCCTTCACTTGAAACTGCTAAATTCCTGGTCCCCGGACTGATTGCAATGATACTAATTATTATTGCTGTCATCTCTGTTTCCCTTTCTATTGTAAGAGAAAAAGAAAGAGGAACAATTGAACAATTGAATGTATCGCCGCTTCATTCGCTTTCTTTGCTTATAGGAAAAATAACCCCATACCTTATTATATCATTTGTTAATGCTGGTTTTATCTTGCTTGCAAGTTACTTCCTGTTTGGTGTTGAAGTAAAAGGAAGTCTAATTCTTTTATTCCTGACTACATTAATATTTTTATTTGCGTCAACCTCGATGGGAATTTTTATTTCCGCAATTGCTAACTCGCAGCAGGTTGCCTTTACGTTCGCAACATTTTTTTCATTACTTCCTTCTCTGATTTTATCAGGATTCATTTTCCCGATTGACAATATGCCCGTAGTGATCCAGGTAATTACAAACATAAATCCGACAAAATTTTTTCTTGTTATTCTAAGAAACATTATGCTTAAAGGAGTCGGCATTGAGACATTTTATGACCAGGTATTATATATGATACTTTTCGGTTCGGTTTTAATTTTATTAGGCACAGTAATCAACAAGAAGAAAACAAGTGCGACATGAAACAGATACTTCATTTTATTAAAAAAGAATTTTTACAATTCAAACGTGACCCGAAAATGTTCGGGATAATTCTCGTAGCCCCTGTTATACAACTTGTATTTTTAGGATACGCAGCTAACCTTGATGTTGAAAATGTAAAGTTGATCGTCTATGATCAGAATAAATCTGAAGCATCAAGGGAATTTGTTGAAAGGTTTACATCATCCGGTTATTTCAGCGTAAAAAGATATGCAGATAATTATGATGATATAACTTCATCACTCGACAACGGAAAAGTAATTGCGGCTATTGTCATTCCATCTGATTTTGAAGAA
It includes:
- a CDS encoding ABC transporter permease; this encodes MFTKLFAVIKKEVRQLKRDHRLLFVIFFFPVMLLVLFGYAVNFDIKNIKLAVYDQDRSDISREILNSLSSSEYFNIVAYINDHSEINKYLDDKNAQCVVVIPKDFSKKLYSGQDASIQYLIDGVEGTTATTIQNFVNAATFSFSGKFAQSILTKYGTDLPVPVSFEPVFWYNPSLETAKFLVPGLIAMILIIIAVISVSLSIVREKERGTIEQLNVSPLHSLSLLIGKITPYLIISFVNAGFILLASYFLFGVEVKGSLILLFLTTLIFLFASTSMGIFISAIANSQQVAFTFATFFSLLPSLILSGFIFPIDNMPVVIQVITNINPTKFFLVILRNIMLKGVGIETFYDQVLYMILFGSVLILLGTVINKKKTSAT